The stretch of DNA GGCGACAGCGTCGGGCGAGGCGAGATCCCGCGCGACGACGTCGCCGCCCTGATCCTCGCCGCCATCGACGACGACCGCACCATCGGTCGCACCTTCGAGGCGATCTCGGGCGACACCCCCATCGTGGACGCGATCGACGCCCTGGTGCGCTGACCGTGCCCATCGTCGACAACGCCGTCTACGTCGACGGCCGTCGGGTCGCGGTCCCGCCCACCCTCGAGGAGACCTTCGAGACGGCGCGAGCCCACAAGGGCATGGCCTGGATCGGTCTGTACCGTCCCAGCGAGCAGGAGCTCCGCGCGGTCGCGACCGAGTTCGGGCTGCACCCTCTCGCGGTCGAGGATGCGCTGCACGGTCACCAGCGGGCGAAGCTCGAGAAGTACGGTGACGTCACCTTCGTCGTGCTTCGTCCCGCCCGCTACCTCGACGCCGAGGAGCGGGTCGAGTTCGGCGAGGTCGGCGTCTTCATCGGCGCGGACTTCGTCGTCACCGTCCGCCACGCCGAGTCCCCCGACCTCGCGGCGGTGCGGCATCGGATGGAGGCCTCCCCCGAACTGCTGAAGCTGGGCCCGCCCGCGGCGCTCTACGGAGTCCTCGACCAGGTCGTCGACGAGTACGGTCCCGTCACCGCGGGCCTCGAGAACGACATCGACGAGATCGAGGACCAGCTCTTCGGCGGCGCGACCGATGTCGCCCGTCGCATCTACGAGCTGCTGCGCGAGGTCATCGCGTTCCAGCGCGCCGTCGCGCCGCTCGAGTCGATCCTCCGCAACCTGCAGAGCGCGTTCGAAGCGCACGGAAAGGACGTGGAGCTGATCCGCTACCTGCGCGACGTCCACGATCACGCCATCCAGGTCGCGGAGCGGGCGGACTCGTTCCGTGCTCTGCTGCAGAACGCGCTGATCACCAACTCGGCGCTCGTCGCCGAGGCGCAGAACAGCGAGACGCGGAAGCTGACCGAGACGAGCCTCGCCCAGGGCGAGCAGGTCAAGCGCATCTCGTCGTACGCGGCGATCCTCTTCGCCCCGAGCCTCGTCGGCAGCGTCTACGGCATGAATTTCGTGCACATGCCCGAACTGCACTGGCTGCTCGGCTACCCGTTCGCGCTCGCGCTGATGGCGTTGCTGAGCGGCGGCCTCTTCCTGCTCTTCCGCCGCAACGGCTGGCTCTGACGCCGCGCGCGAACAGGGCGGTCCGGCCCGGCCGTCGCCGGGCGCATGGTCGATACTGAGACCCATGGCTTGGCGCTACGTGGTCACTCCCCAATGGCAGGGTTCCGGTTCCAGCAGGGCGATGCGATTGATCGACGGCGCCGAGGCCATCAAGGGCGACCTCCCCGCCCGCCTGACGATCGAGGTCGACGCTCCGATCGGAGCCGGCGACTCCCTCGGCACAGGGGTGCACCGTCTCTCGTCGATCATCACCGTGCGCGATCGCCTCGCCGACGCACTCGATGGACTCGACGCCGGGGAGACGCCGCTCGTGATCGGCGGCGACTGCGGCGTCGAACTCGCCGCGGTGACGCGCGCGATCCGCACCGAACCGGACACCTGCGTGCTCTGGTTCGACGCGCACGGCGACCTCAACACCCCTGATACATCGCGGAGCTCCGCATTCGGCGGCATGGTGTTGCGCAGCCTGCTCGGCGACGGTGAACCGCTGATCGCCGCCGCGCCGGCGGTCGACCCGTCGCGGGTCGTCCTCGTCGGCGCCCGCGCGCTCGACGACGGCGAAGCCGACTACCTCGCCGGCGGGAGCCTGCACTCGATCTCGGCGGCGGACGTCGACGCCACGACCGTGGTCGACGCGATCGCCGCGACCGGGGCCACGTCCGTCTATCTCCATCTCGATCTCGACGTGCTCGACCCGGCCGAGATCGCCGGCGTCGGATCGGGTGAGCCGTTCGGGCTCTCCCTCGAGACGGTGCTCGCCGTCATCGGGGCGGTCCGAGCCCGCTACCCGCTCTCGGGCGGCGCGATCCTCGGTTTCGCGCCCGAATCCCTTGCCGCCGCGGTCGACGATCTGCCCGCGATCCTGCGCATCCTGTCGGCGATCACGTCCTCCCGCTGACGCCGCCGCGTTCAGCGGAGGCTCAGCCAACACCCGGAATCGGACGCCCCCGTCGCGGTAGCCTTCAGCCATGACTCCCGACGACGGCCGCCCGAGAGTGGTCGTCGAGCGCCGCGGTCACGTGACCCTGGTCGGCCTCGACCGCCCCGAGAAGCGCAACGCGGCCGACGTGCGGATGCTTCGCGAGCTGGCCTCGGCGTACGGCGAGTTCGAACGCGACCCCGAGGCACGCGTCGCGGTGGTGCACGGCGTCGGCGACCACTTCACCGGCGGCCTCGACCTCGCCGACATCGGCCCCCGCATGGCATCGAGCGGTGGGCTCGACCTGGTGCCCGACGGCGGACGCGACCCGTGGGGACTCATCGGCCCCGACCGCACGAAGCCGGTGGTCGTCGCGGTCCAGGGCACCTGCCTCACCCTCGGCGTCGAGCTGATCCTCGCCAGCGAGATCGCGGTCGCCGCCGACTCGACGCGTTTCGGTCAGATCGAGGTCTCGCGCGCCATCCTGCCGTTCGGCGGCGCGACCCTGCGCTTCCCCCGCGCCGTCGGCTGGGGCGACGCGATGCGCTGGATGCTCACGGGCGAGCTCTTCGACGCCGCCGAAGCGCACCGCATCGGCCTCGTCAGCGAGGTCGTGCCGCACGGTCAGCAGCTCGACCGGGCGCTCGCCATCGCCGCGCGGATCGCGGCGCAGGCCCCGCTCGCCGTGCAGGCGACGCTCTCGAACGCCCGCCTCGCCGTCCGAGAGGGCGACGCCGCAGCCGCCGCCCGATTGGGCGACGAATTGACCCGGCTCGCGGCCAGCGAGGACGCCGCCATCGGGATGCGCGCGTTCCTGACGCGAACCGATCCCGACTTCGTCGGTCGATGACCGACGCGAGAGGAGCAGAATCCGTGACGAAGACCTACGACCTGATCGTGATCGGCGCCGGGCCGGTCGGCGAGAACGTCGCCGATTATGCGACGAAGCGCGGGCTCAGCACCGTCATCGTCGAGAGCGAACTCGTCGGAGGCGAGTGCTCCTATTGGGCGTGCACGCCGTCGAAGGCGATCCTGCGGCCCGTGCTCGCTCGCGACTCCGCGCTGCGGGTCGAAGGGGCGAAGGAGTCGATCACCGCACCGATCGACTCCGCCGCCGTACTGCGCCGCCGCGACTCGTTCGTGCACGACTGGAGCGACCAGGGTCAGGTCGACTGGCTCGATTCGGCCGGAATCGATCTCGTGCGCGGTCACGGCCGCATCACCGGGGTGAAGAAGGTCACCGTCACCGCACCCGACGGGTCCGAAATCGAGCTCGAGGCGCGCGCCGCCGTCACCATCGCCACCGGGAGCGCAGCGCTGCTCCCCGACATCCCCGGCCTGCTCGACGTCGACCCGTGGACCAGCCGCGAGGCGACGGGCGCCAAGGAGGTCCCCGCGTCCCTCGCGATCATCGGCGGCGGCGTCGTCGCCGCCGAGATGGCCACCGCCTACACCGGCCTCGGCAGCGAGGTCACGCTCATCGTGCGCGGCACGCTCCTCGAGAAGATGGAGCCGTTCGCCGGGGAACTCGTCGCCGAGCAGCTCGAGAAGAGCGGCGCGACCCTGAAGTCCGGCTCGTCGCCGACTTCCGCCCGGCGCGGAGACGATGGCCTGGTCGTGCTCGAGTTCGATGACGGCAGCACCGTGACGGCGGCGGAAGTGCTCGTCGCGACCGGCCGCACGCCCCGCACCGAAGACCTCGGTCTCGGCAGCATCGGTCTCACCAACGGCGACTGGCTGCAGGTCGACGACACCCTGCTGGTGACGGCGCCGACCAACGACGACGAGAAGTGGCTCTACGCGACCGGCGACGTGAACCATCGCGCGCTCCTCACCCACCAGGGCAAGTACCAGGCGCGCGCCGCCGGCGAGGTCATCGCCGCCCGCGCGCAGGGCCGCCCCGTCGACGACGCCCCGTGGGGGCTGCACGTCGCCACCGCCGACGCCGAAGCCGTCCCGCAGGTAACCTTCACCGACCCCGAGGTCGCCTCGATCGGCCACACCGAGAAGACCGCGACGGACGCCGGATACCCGGTGCGCGTCGTCGACTACGACATCGGCTCGGTCGCGGGCGCCGCCCTGCAAGCCGACGGATACGCGGGCAAGGCGCGACTGATCGTGGACACCGACCGCGACGTCATACTCGGCGCGACCTTCGTCGGCCAAGACGTCGCCGACCTGCTGCATTCGGCCACCATCGCCGTCGTCGGCGAGGTGCCGCTGCGCCGACTCTGGCACGCGGTCCCCTCCTACCCGACCATCAGCGAAATCTGGCTGCGACTGCTCGAGACCTACGGAAGGCCCGAATCGTGAACATCACGCAGGCTCTGGGCGATGCCCGCGACAGCCTTCGCCGAGTCCGCAACTCCCCCGAGATGATGCGCACCTTCCCGCCCGGGTGGATGCGCGCGATCGGCTTCGAGTACGCGACCATCGTCGGCCTCACCATCGGCCTGCCCCTCAGCAAGGGCCGAATCCGCACGGAGGGCGATCTGATCGTGCTCACCGGGCTGCCGAAATGGGCGTTCAAGCGCGGCGGCACGACCGTCGGACGCGTCTACCTGACGCGCAGCAACGACGGTCCCGACGTCATCAAGCACGAGCAGGTGCACCTCGAGCAGTGGCGCAAGTACGGATTCTGGTTCCCGCTGCTCTACGCCCTCGCAGGCCCCGACCCGCTCACGAACCGCTTCGAGATCGAGGCCGGACTCGAAGACGGCGGCTACCTGCCGAAGAAGAAGCGCGCGCCCGCTCGGCGGCCGCGCACGCAGTCGGCGACCGCCACGTTCGAGACCGAAGAGCCCGCCGAGTGAGCCCGCAGCACGACCGCGAGCTGCCGCCGCCGACCGGCATGGTCGGCCGTACGGTCATCCTCACCGGGGCGAGCTCGGGCATCGGACGCGCCGCCGCACGTGCCCTGTCGGCCCTGGGCGCCGATGTGGCCGTCGTCGGTCGCAACCCCGACCGCACCCGCGAGATCGCGTCCGAGCTCGGCGCCGAGCCCTTCGTCGCCGACTTCGGCCGACTCTCCGACGTCAGGGAACTCGCCGATCAGCTGCTCGAGCGCTTCCCGCGCATCCACGTCCTCGCGAACAACGCCGGCGCCATGCAGCACGCGCGCGAGTACACGGTCGACCGCAACGAGCGCACGTTCCAAGAGAGCCACCTGGGCGGATTCCTGCTCACCTCGCTGCTGCTACCCCGCCTGATCGAGACCGCTGCCGATGCCCCTCCCGGCAGCGTGAGGGTGCTGCAGACCGCGAGCATCGCGGCGCGCGGCGGCCGCATCCGACTCGACGACCTCGACAATCAGCACGGTCCATGGCTCGGCGGCTGGCGGGCGTACTCGAACGTCAAGCTCGAGAACGTCATCTTCATCAAGGAGCTCGCCCGCCGCCTGCAGGGCACCGGGGTCGAGGCGTTCTCGTTCCACCCCGGCTTCGTGCGCTCGAACTTCGGCGCGGGGAACTGGGCGATGAGCGTCCTGAACTTCGTCACTCAGGGTCACTACGGCATCAGCCCCGAGCAGGGAGCGGAGCCGCTCATCCGGCTGGCGGCGACGCCCGAGGTCGGCTTCCCGAGCGGGACCTACTTCGACCGTCTCACGGGCGACGGTCCGACCGCGCCCCAGGCCGAGCAGCGTTCGCTCGCCGCCGGACTCTGGCGCGCGAGCGAAGAGCGGGTCGCTCGCAGCTGAGCGGCGGACACGACGGGACCGGCGGTCAGCTGGCTTCCGCGCTGCCTTCGCGCCAGTACCCCATGAACGCGACCTGTCGGCGATCGATGCCGCAGTCGCGGACGAGGTAGCGGCGGATGAGCTTGATCATGCTCGATTCGCCCGCGATCCACACGTAGAGGCCCTCGTGCGGATCCTCGACGGGGGTCTCCCAGAGCATCTCGTCGGTGTCGGGCTCGACCGTGTCATCGGCAGAGGCGAACACGCCGCCGCATTCCGCGGCGTACCAGTCGCGCACCGCGGGAGCGAGCAGCTCGCCGGCACGAGCGCCGTTCCGGGCGATCCAGCGGGTGCTGACCCCGGGGTGCGCGACGACGGTGAGCGCGTCGTCGGCGTGCGGCACTTCGAGGATCGCGTGCGCGCTGATGCTCGCCGGCAGGTTCTCGAGGATCGCGCAGATAGCGGGAACCGCCGTCTCGTCCCCGGCGAAGAGCACCCGCGTGGCGATGCCCGGCTTGAACTCGATGCCCTCGTGCGAGAGGGGGCTGCGTGAATCGGGGCCCACGATGACGAGCGGGTCGCCGACGGCCGCCCGGGACACCCAGGTCGATGCGGGGCCGGTCTCGCCGTGCAGGGCGAAGTCGACATCCAGCCGGCGGGAGTCGGCGTCGATGCGGCGCACCGTGTAGGTGCGGATGGGGTTGCGCAGGTCGTCGGGCAGCTCGCGCCAGCGGGCGTACCAGGTGCCCTCGAGGTGCGTCTCCTCGTCGTCGATGCCGAAGTCGCTGAATCCGCGCCCCGGCAGCGGAAGCACCAGCTTGATGCGCTGATCGAGCCCGTCGACGCCGAAGACGTCGAGGTCGGGACCCGTGAAGGTCACGCGGGTGAACGTGCTGCTGACGCGTTCGATCGCGGCCACCTCCACACGGTACGGACGGTACGACGGCCGGACGAGGGTGGAAGTTAGCACAGCCTTACTTTACTTGCCGTTCGGCGCGAGTCGACCTCCGCGGCGGAAAATCGTCCGCGATCACCAGCCGGGCGGGTGCCGGCGCTGCCACTGCAACGCCCGTTCGAGCTGGCGTCCGATCGAGAGGATGGTGGCCTCCCCACCGGGCCGCCCGATCAGCTGCACTCCCATGGGCAGCCCCTGCTCGGTCGTCGAGACCGGCAGGGTGACGGCCGGCAGCCCGGACACGTTCACGAACGAGGTGAACGGCGTGTAGGCGACCTGCTGCGCGAAGTTCGCGGCACCGTCGTCGGGGTCGTACCAGCCGAGCGGCCGGGGCGGCAGCGCCAGCGCGGGTGTCAGCACGGCGTCGAGCCGTGCCCCCTCGCGCGAGAACCAGGCCCGGTTCACGCCCTTCTCGAAGCGCGACAGGGTCGCGAGCGCCTCGACGAGAGCGGCGACCGGAAGCGAACGGCCCTCCCGGATCAGCCACGCGGTGAGCGGCTCCACGAGACCGAGGCCCTCGTCGCCGAGCGGGATCGCGGCGGCCCCCGCCTTCCACACCGTCTCGAACGCGCCCGCGTATCCGATGCTGTCGGGGAACGGGACCTCCTCGAGCCCGTGGCCGCGGTCGGCCAGCAGCTCGATGGTGTCGTCGAGCGCGCGGCGTGCCGACGGGTCGAGCGCGATCTCGTGCGTGTCGTGCCAGGGCGAGCTCGTGGTGATGCCGATCTGGAAGCGACCTTCGCCGCGCACCGCCTCGCCGAGCAGCCGTCCGGGGTCGGGTGGGCGGAGGGTCGAGAGGAAGTCGATCTCCCCCGACGTCCTGGCGGTCATGGCGTCGAGCAGCATCGCGGCGTCTTCGACGGTGCGGGCGAGGGCGCCGTTCGAGACGAAGCCGGCGAGGCTGTCGGCCGTCGCCGGCACGAGGCCGCGGGTGGGCTTCAACCCGACGAGCCCCGTCGCGGCCGCGGGGATGCGCACCGACCCGCCCCCGTCGGAGCCGGGCGCGAACGGCAGCAGACCCGCGGCGACCGCGACCGCCGCTCCCCCGCTCGAACCGCCCGCACCGAGCGAGAGGTCGTAGGGGTTGCTCGCCGCCGGACGTCCGAGCGGCTCGGTGTAGGAGGGCATCCCGAACTCGGGTGCCGTGGTGGCGCCCACGCTCACGGCACCGGCCTCGTCGAGCACACGGACGATGTCGTCGGTGCCGTCGGCCACGCGGTCGGCGAAGGCACGGGACCCGCCCGTCCAGGAGGCCCCTTCGCGTCGCGAGAGCTCCTTCTCGGCGAGGGGCAGCCCCCACAGCTCGAGACTGCGGGGACGGTCGGCGAGGCGCTTCGCGGTGTCGAGCGCCCGATCCGGGTCGACCCGCGAGAACGCGCCGAGCGGGCCGTTCAGGCGGTCGATGCGGGTCAGGTAGTGCTCGAGCAGCTCGACGGGAGAGACGTCGCCGCGCTGCAGCCAGTCCCACTGTTCCTGCGCGCTCAGGTGATGCAGCTCGAACATGTTCCCGAGCCTAGGTGGTCCCTCCCGGCGTCGGGCTGACCCGACGGGACGGAGCGGCCCGCTGGGCCGGCCACTCGCGGACGCCCGACGAGAGCTACTTCAGGCTCTTCTGCAACAGCACGGTGCCGAGCCAGCGGTCGAACTTGAAGCCGACGCGTCCCATCCGCCCGATCTCCTTGAAGCCGAACGACTCGTGCGTGCGAATGGAGGCTTCGGCGCCCTTGTCGGCGATGACCGCGAGGATCTCCTTCAGCCCCGCCTCCTTCGACCGGTCGATCAGCGCCGCGAGCAGGTCGCGCCCCAACCCCTTGCCGGTGGCGGCGGGACGGAGATAGATCGAGTTCTCGACGGTGTAGCGGTAGGCGCGCTTCTGCTTCCACGGCTGCACGAGCGCGTAACCGAGCACTCCCCCGGTCGGCGACACCGCGACGAGGAACGGCAGCTCGAGCTTCTTCAACATCGCGTACTTCGCGCGCCACTCGCGCAGCGTCATCTGGTCTTCGTCGAAGGTGACCACGCTGTTGACGACGTAGTAGTTGTAGATCTCGCGGACGTCCGGCAGGTCGCGCGGGGCGGCGTCGCGGATCTCGAACGAGAACGGCGCCTCGGGTTCGGCCGGCTTCCGCAGGTGAGGCGGCAGCGACCGGCGAGGCTGGTACTCCTCTTCGAGCATGCCGCCCTCCTTCTCGCCGTACGACGCGATTTTAGTCGCGCGAGAGACACGACTCAGCGCACCGTCCAGTCGACCGGCTCGGCGCCCTGCTCCTCGAGCAGCGCGTTCGCACGGCTGAACGGCCGCGATCCGAAGAATCCGCGCGACGCCGACAGCGGGCTCGGATGCACCGACGCGATCACGGGAACATCACCGAGCATGGGCTTCAGGGTCTGGGCGTCGTTGCCCCAGAGGATCGCGACGAGCGGTCCGCCGCGTTCGACGAGCCTCCGGATGGCGAGCTCGGTGACCCGCTCCCACCCTTTGCGGCGATGGGATCCGGGAGCGCCGGCGTCGACGGTGAGGACCCTGTTGAGCAGCAGCACGCCGTTCTCGCTCCACGAGGTGAGGTCGCCATGCGAGGCGGGTGCGATGCCGAGATCGTCGTTCAGTTCGCGGTAGATGTTGGCGAGGCTGCGTGGCAGCGGGCGCACCGCGCGGGACGTCGCGAAGGACAACCCGATCGGGTGGCCGGGCGTCGGGTAGGGGTCCTGACCGACGATGAGCACCCGCACCTCTGCCAGCGGTCGCCGGAATGCGCGCAGTACGTCCGGCCCGGCGGGGAGGGTCTGTCGGCCGGCCGCGTGCTCGGCCCGCAGGAACTCGCCGAGCGCGGTCAGAGTGGGCTGGGCATCCGCAAGCGCCTCGGCCCAGCCGGGGTCGACCTCACCGTCGGCGGCCAGCTCGGCGAGGCTCTTTGCCTGCACGAGCCGTCAGCTCACAGCCGAGAGCACCGAGACACCCACGCCGCCGTCGGCCGGCGAGACGCGCCACACGTTGCCAGTGCCGACCACCAGTGCGCCCTGGGGCCCGACGATGAGGGATGTTCCCTCGTCGATGGCGACCGCGCCGTCGATCAGACCGGCGGCAGCCGCCGCGACCACGCGCGACAGCGTTCCCCACTGGGCGGCGTGCACGTCGACGGTGAGGTCGACGAGCCCGATGCCGGGCGCGATGGTGACCTCGTCGAGCTCTTCGGAGGTCTCTTCGGGGGCCACCTCGACGTCGCCGATGCGCCATCCGCCGAGCACCGCGCGCTCCGCCGCGATCATGGCGCCCGCCGAGAACCCGAGGTAGGGGACGCCGTCGGCGACGAGCTCGCGGAGCCGGGCGAAGATCGGCTCGAGCGACCGATGGTAGGCGGGGGTGAGGCCTCCGCCGACGAACACGCCGTCGACCTCGTCCAAGATGTCGACGGAGGCCGGGAAGCCTTCGACGAGAACGGTGACCCGTTCATCGACCGCCCCGACGTGGGTGAGGCCTGCGACGAGCTTCGCAGCGTGCTCGAGTCCGTCGCCGTCGCGGACGACGATCACCGCGATGCGCGGTTTGCCCGCGTATCCCGTTGCCTCGGCGCGCTCGGCGCACTCGGCGACGAAACGCTCGTACACGCCAGGGGCGTCGCCCCAACCGCCGCCGACCAGATGGACGCTCACCGACCGCCCGCTCTCAGGCGCCGGCCGGGCGCGCGGCAGCCGTGACAGGGGGCTGCGCCGACCAGGGGAAGGTGATCCACAGGTCGGTGTCGCGCCACGCGTAGTCGGGCACGAAGATCGTCTGCGGCTTCGTGTACAGCGTCACGCTGCGCACCTCGGCGCCCATGCCCTCGATGATCTCGACCGCCAGCTTGAGCGTCTGCCCCGACTGGGAGACGTCGTCGGCGAGCAGCACGCGCTTGCCGGCGAGCGCCGACCCGTCGAGCAGCGGCGGCAGGACGAGCGGCTCGGGCAGGGTCTCGTCGATGCCGGTGTAGAGCTCGACGTTGATCGCGCCGCAGCTCTTCACCCCGAGCGCGTACGCGATGGCGCCTCCGACGGTGAGCCCGCCTCGTGCGATCGCGATCACGATCTCGGGTTCGAAGCCGCTGTCCGCGATCTGCTGGGCGAGGGCACGCGACGCGTCGCCGAAGTCAGCCCAGCTGAGGACCTCCTTCGCGATGGCGGTCGTCTGCGCCGCAGTCGGCGCGGGGTCTGAGGTGGCAGGCTCCGAAGTCACATCAGCAACGGTACCGCCACGCGATCGGACCGATTCGCGCCGGTTCCCGCCCCGGGGCGACCTCGCGGATAGCATGCAGCATGGCATCAGCGGTGCGCTCCCGTGCGGGCGCGGTGACGTTCGGACTCGTCGGGTGGTTGTTCGCGGTCGAGATCGTGAGCGGCCTCCTGCAGGGCTACTACATCCCGATCGCCTCGCCGATCGCCCGCCACCTGCAGATCGACGACGCGCAGTTCAACTGGTTCGAGGCCGCCCAGCTGCTGGTGTCGTCGATCGCGTTGCCCGTGCTCGCGAAGCTCGGCGACATGTACGGCCACAAGCGGATCCTGCTGATCTCGAGCGCGCTGACCGCGGGCGCCAGCTGGTGGCTGGTCGCGGCGGGCGACTTCTCCTCGTTCCTCGCCGCCTGGGCACTGCAGGGCTTCTACGTGGTGTGGCTGCCGCTCGAGGTGGCGATCATCTTCTCTCGGGCGCGTGCGACCGGGGTCGCGAACGCGACGACGAGGCGCGCATCCGGCGCCCTCATCGCGGCGCTGCAACTCGGCGCCATCCTTGGCGCCCTGACCGGCGGCAGGCTGCTCACCGCGTTCGGAGGCGAGGTGGCGCCCACTCTCGCCGTGCCTGCAATCGCGGTCACGCTGGTGTTCTTCGTCGTGCTCTTCGGAGTGCCGTCGATGAAGCCCGACCTCACCGACCGGAAGCTCGATCTCGGCGGTTTCGTGCTGCTCGGCTTCGCGCTGCTCGTCATCACCTCGGCGCTCACTTTCTTCCGCATCAACGGCGTCGACACCTGGTGGGTGTGGCTGCTGCTGGTCGTCGGCGTCGCCCTGTTCGCGCCGTTCGGGTTCTACGAGCTGCGCAAGAAGGACCCCGCCATC from Herbiconiux sp. L3-i23 encodes:
- a CDS encoding SDR family NAD(P)-dependent oxidoreductase; protein product: MSPQHDRELPPPTGMVGRTVILTGASSGIGRAAARALSALGADVAVVGRNPDRTREIASELGAEPFVADFGRLSDVRELADQLLERFPRIHVLANNAGAMQHAREYTVDRNERTFQESHLGGFLLTSLLLPRLIETAADAPPGSVRVLQTASIAARGGRIRLDDLDNQHGPWLGGWRAYSNVKLENVIFIKELARRLQGTGVEAFSFHPGFVRSNFGAGNWAMSVLNFVTQGHYGISPEQGAEPLIRLAATPEVGFPSGTYFDRLTGDGPTAPQAEQRSLAAGLWRASEERVARS
- a CDS encoding crotonase/enoyl-CoA hydratase family protein, whose protein sequence is MTPDDGRPRVVVERRGHVTLVGLDRPEKRNAADVRMLRELASAYGEFERDPEARVAVVHGVGDHFTGGLDLADIGPRMASSGGLDLVPDGGRDPWGLIGPDRTKPVVVAVQGTCLTLGVELILASEIAVAADSTRFGQIEVSRAILPFGGATLRFPRAVGWGDAMRWMLTGELFDAAEAHRIGLVSEVVPHGQQLDRALAIAARIAAQAPLAVQATLSNARLAVREGDAAAAARLGDELTRLAASEDAAIGMRAFLTRTDPDFVGR
- a CDS encoding GNAT family N-acetyltransferase, producing the protein MLEEEYQPRRSLPPHLRKPAEPEAPFSFEIRDAAPRDLPDVREIYNYYVVNSVVTFDEDQMTLREWRAKYAMLKKLELPFLVAVSPTGGVLGYALVQPWKQKRAYRYTVENSIYLRPAATGKGLGRDLLAALIDRSKEAGLKEILAVIADKGAEASIRTHESFGFKEIGRMGRVGFKFDRWLGTVLLQKSLK
- a CDS encoding arginase family protein; amino-acid sequence: MAWRYVVTPQWQGSGSSRAMRLIDGAEAIKGDLPARLTIEVDAPIGAGDSLGTGVHRLSSIITVRDRLADALDGLDAGETPLVIGGDCGVELAAVTRAIRTEPDTCVLWFDAHGDLNTPDTSRSSAFGGMVLRSLLGDGEPLIAAAPAVDPSRVVLVGARALDDGEADYLAGGSLHSISAADVDATTVVDAIAATGATSVYLHLDLDVLDPAEIAGVGSGEPFGLSLETVLAVIGAVRARYPLSGGAILGFAPESLAAAVDDLPAILRILSAITSSR
- a CDS encoding phosphoribosyltransferase; the encoded protein is MTSEPATSDPAPTAAQTTAIAKEVLSWADFGDASRALAQQIADSGFEPEIVIAIARGGLTVGGAIAYALGVKSCGAINVELYTGIDETLPEPLVLPPLLDGSALAGKRVLLADDVSQSGQTLKLAVEIIEGMGAEVRSVTLYTKPQTIFVPDYAWRDTDLWITFPWSAQPPVTAAARPAGA
- a CDS encoding uracil-DNA glycosylase; this translates as MQAKSLAELAADGEVDPGWAEALADAQPTLTALGEFLRAEHAAGRQTLPAGPDVLRAFRRPLAEVRVLIVGQDPYPTPGHPIGLSFATSRAVRPLPRSLANIYRELNDDLGIAPASHGDLTSWSENGVLLLNRVLTVDAGAPGSHRRKGWERVTELAIRRLVERGGPLVAILWGNDAQTLKPMLGDVPVIASVHPSPLSASRGFFGSRPFSRANALLEEQGAEPVDWTVR
- a CDS encoding Type 1 glutamine amidotransferase-like domain-containing protein — translated: MSVHLVGGGWGDAPGVYERFVAECAERAEATGYAGKPRIAVIVVRDGDGLEHAAKLVAGLTHVGAVDERVTVLVEGFPASVDILDEVDGVFVGGGLTPAYHRSLEPIFARLRELVADGVPYLGFSAGAMIAAERAVLGGWRIGDVEVAPEETSEELDEVTIAPGIGLVDLTVDVHAAQWGTLSRVVAAAAAGLIDGAVAIDEGTSLIVGPQGALVVGTGNVWRVSPADGGVGVSVLSAVS
- a CDS encoding magnesium and cobalt transport protein CorA: MPIVDNAVYVDGRRVAVPPTLEETFETARAHKGMAWIGLYRPSEQELRAVATEFGLHPLAVEDALHGHQRAKLEKYGDVTFVVLRPARYLDAEERVEFGEVGVFIGADFVVTVRHAESPDLAAVRHRMEASPELLKLGPPAALYGVLDQVVDEYGPVTAGLENDIDEIEDQLFGGATDVARRIYELLREVIAFQRAVAPLESILRNLQSAFEAHGKDVELIRYLRDVHDHAIQVAERADSFRALLQNALITNSALVAEAQNSETRKLTETSLAQGEQVKRISSYAAILFAPSLVGSVYGMNFVHMPELHWLLGYPFALALMALLSGGLFLLFRRNGWL
- a CDS encoding siderophore-interacting protein; amino-acid sequence: MLTSTLVRPSYRPYRVEVAAIERVSSTFTRVTFTGPDLDVFGVDGLDQRIKLVLPLPGRGFSDFGIDDEETHLEGTWYARWRELPDDLRNPIRTYTVRRIDADSRRLDVDFALHGETGPASTWVSRAAVGDPLVIVGPDSRSPLSHEGIEFKPGIATRVLFAGDETAVPAICAILENLPASISAHAILEVPHADDALTVVAHPGVSTRWIARNGARAGELLAPAVRDWYAAECGGVFASADDTVEPDTDEMLWETPVEDPHEGLYVWIAGESSMIKLIRRYLVRDCGIDRRQVAFMGYWREGSAEAS
- a CDS encoding amidase — protein: MFELHHLSAQEQWDWLQRGDVSPVELLEHYLTRIDRLNGPLGAFSRVDPDRALDTAKRLADRPRSLELWGLPLAEKELSRREGASWTGGSRAFADRVADGTDDIVRVLDEAGAVSVGATTAPEFGMPSYTEPLGRPAASNPYDLSLGAGGSSGGAAVAVAAGLLPFAPGSDGGGSVRIPAAATGLVGLKPTRGLVPATADSLAGFVSNGALARTVEDAAMLLDAMTARTSGEIDFLSTLRPPDPGRLLGEAVRGEGRFQIGITTSSPWHDTHEIALDPSARRALDDTIELLADRGHGLEEVPFPDSIGYAGAFETVWKAGAAAIPLGDEGLGLVEPLTAWLIREGRSLPVAALVEALATLSRFEKGVNRAWFSREGARLDAVLTPALALPPRPLGWYDPDDGAANFAQQVAYTPFTSFVNVSGLPAVTLPVSTTEQGLPMGVQLIGRPGGEATILSIGRQLERALQWQRRHPPGW
- a CDS encoding NAD(P)/FAD-dependent oxidoreductase, with translation MTDARGAESVTKTYDLIVIGAGPVGENVADYATKRGLSTVIVESELVGGECSYWACTPSKAILRPVLARDSALRVEGAKESITAPIDSAAVLRRRDSFVHDWSDQGQVDWLDSAGIDLVRGHGRITGVKKVTVTAPDGSEIELEARAAVTIATGSAALLPDIPGLLDVDPWTSREATGAKEVPASLAIIGGGVVAAEMATAYTGLGSEVTLIVRGTLLEKMEPFAGELVAEQLEKSGATLKSGSSPTSARRGDDGLVVLEFDDGSTVTAAEVLVATGRTPRTEDLGLGSIGLTNGDWLQVDDTLLVTAPTNDDEKWLYATGDVNHRALLTHQGKYQARAAGEVIAARAQGRPVDDAPWGLHVATADAEAVPQVTFTDPEVASIGHTEKTATDAGYPVRVVDYDIGSVAGAALQADGYAGKARLIVDTDRDVILGATFVGQDVADLLHSATIAVVGEVPLRRLWHAVPSYPTISEIWLRLLETYGRPES